The Anopheles gambiae chromosome 2, idAnoGambNW_F1_1, whole genome shotgun sequence genomic sequence CGGAAAAGGGCCTAAGCGCTAAAGCTTCGTACGAAAAACGCTCGTACGCACCAAAACAGAACCAAAAATTGCTCAACCAAAAACCTAAAACACCGGCTCCGATAAGCGTGTTAAGTAGacgaatgaatgaatgcaGTGGTTCTGCCGAGCAGGTCCCAAGCATTATTGCGGAATCTTTGCAGCACTCATGTTCTTAAGGCACGCACTTTTACTATCGTTTAATGGGAGAAGCGTGTTTAGGAAATAGGAACACTTCCCAAACTAATGCTAAATGTATGAGGGTCACTAAAGCCGAAGTCGAGCAGTTAAGTGAGGGCTCAGGGTTCAGGGAACGACTAGCATCACTTAGCTTAGCACGTTTATTGGgcatatgtttgtgtgtttccctTGGCATTAATAGCGAAATGGAATTAGTTCTAATCAAATGTAAATATTGCCCTACGTACTGAAGCAAGAACAATGCGACCTTTGAGCGATTATTGATCGCAAAAGCCGTGATAGAGGAGAATAGAAACATCAAAGTTGAAATtacttttgattgtttttaaggAACGATTAAATTGGCTCCTTTAAATTTCAGTAACACAACTCTATCATAGCTCTATCATAGCTCTACGAATGCTACCGCTAACGCGAACCATTCGTGCCGCTGGACGCCACGTGTCCCATCCAAAGTTCGTAAAGGCTCCTAATTGACTCAATTGGCCGTGCTTTATGTGGTGCAGTTGTGTGCTGATGAAATCATATTGTCAAATGATAAACGATCGTGTACGGCGTACCCCGATTTctgtagaaaaaaagagagaacgaggAAGAGGCAACAGAGAGCAATGCATCATCAAAATGGCACAGTCAACGCTGTAAGATTTGCCGGCTCGGTTTCTCCCATCAATGCGCCAACTTCAATGATCGTGGACGGTAATGATTAGTATATCAAACATCCGGCCCAGCCTGTCCTTCTGAGCCGACGACATTGAAAAGTGCAACGGCCGGGACTGCCTGCTCTAATGATGCATCCTAATGAATACGGCCATGCGTGACAGACAGGGAAGTTTGCGGTATACAATTAGCGCCTCACTTTTGGCTCAATTCAAACCAGCTAGAGAGGATAGGAAATGGTAGTTGTATGTGAGAGTGATGATAAAAATGTTCCTATTGCTCTGTGCTGGTAATCTTAATTAGGTTCAAGAGTATAGCACACAACGGCcgcgtcagcagcagcatcatcatcatcaactctcaaacacacaccacacacccgTCTGGCGGGTCGGCATGTAGGTCATCTGTGTGTTCCGTTTATTGGCCCGGCAGGCAGCAGGCAGTGTTGTTTATCTTAACGCTGGTCCCATTGGCCAGTGGAATGATTATAACCCACAGGAACAAGCACGAACGTACCCCCGGCCCAAGTGTTATAAAGTGATGCAATTTTGTAGTTTAAACACCACCCACCACCCTAGGAGGAGCAGTCTGAGTCAGtcagtcggtcggtcggtcatCATACGCGAGAGTCACCTTCGGGTGGGCCGTGTGGGTGCGTGATGGAAATGGAATTGGCCAATCAAATGGGGGGGAGAGCACAATCATTATATGTAGCTCCAAATATTTTTAAAGGTAGAAATAGATCGTTTCCGATCCAACACTCCCAATCGTATGCGTTGCCTGCTCCTCGCTATAACACAATCATTTACGGCCGGTTGAAGAGACGAATGATTCTGTGGTAGCATTATAGAAGCATATGTATGTTTGTGCTACACCCACTCAGGCTGTCTGCGGCTGCACTCAATGGATCAAGACGAACGATCGCTAGCATCAATCAGACCATAAAAATGtggatctgttttttttttgttttaatgttgttCCACACCGTGGGCAGGAAACAATTGATTTGATACAGGGAGACACCCCGTCTTGACCTGAGAGGGCGTATAAATCTTTTCCAATCGGTGTTACTAACCTCCCCTATACGTACGTGACGACGTGATCGTGTCAAATAGATTGGTTTGGCAGCTCTCCGGTGGGTGTGTTTGTAGGAAGCTGAAAAAGAAGAGATTTATTTAGTAGCACAATCGTTTTTTAATCTTCAGAATAAGCCTAATTTTTCACAGATTTTGGAAAACATTGATTATGACACTACCATTATGCCACCGTCGGTATTAACGttctaaatttatttttcctttttttgtgtttctttctaCTGCAGCAGTCCCGGCGTACACCAGGATGCCACCATGGACAACTCATGTAAGTAGTGTTGATTTCAAAACCTTTGTCAAACCCACTTGATGACAGCTCGTTACGTTCGAATCAAAAAAGTTTGGAATGCACTGTGAACACCGTTTAAGTAGGCAGTGCATTTTTGCTAGCAGTACCACACTGCTGTTTACTATGGAAAAAGTTGCTACACCGAACTCACGGATACTACCAGCATGGCAGGGGCCAAACGAAAATTGGACTGGATCTCTAGTGAATGCACGCCTTTGCGACAACGAGAAGATAAATCGAACCTCGCTTCAGACAATGTTAACCGACATCAACTGATTggtgtgtttctgtttgcaGTTTACAATGGTTTTGGATGCGACGGCATCTTCGTCCAGTGAAGCAATATTCACCCCCTTTCGTTCAATGTGTACTTGATTGGGTAGCACTGTAATGcgtaacgtttttttttctctctcgctcttcaTTCAACAGATGCGATGGGATTCCGTTCGCCCTCGATAAACGCCCTGACCGGTCACGGTTCGCCGGTTCAGGTGCGCTCGCTGCGCGACAACGAGGAGGAAATTTCCACCCTGCGCAAGGAAAACTTCAATCTGAAGCTACGCATTTACTTCCTCGAGCAGAAGGCGGGCATCTGCACCGACAATGACACGCCCGGCGGACTGGGTGTAACCTCATCGTCCGCGTCCAACACGTCGTGCGATGGGAACTATCTGAAACAGAACATCGATCTTAAGGTATGTTCGCGGGATGCCATTTTCCATGCATGAGTGATTGTTGTAACGCACCATTAACcttttcgggtttttttttttatttttcgcagGTCGAGGTAGAATCGTTACGGCAGGATCTGCAAAGCAAGCATGATCTGCTGTGCCAGGCCGTCAAGGCGATGGAAGTGCTGGAGGAAAGCCACAAGAAGGCGGAGGAACGGCACCGCGAGCTGGTGAACGATCTGAACCATCGCATCGAGAACCATCAGGCCGAGATTCGGTCGCTGGAGCTGATGGCGGgcgagctgcagaagcagcaccgTGAGCTGCAGCTGTCCACCAGCTTGCGGGGCGATCCggagctacagcagcagcaggagcagcacgCGGCcgaagagggaaaggagggcatgaCGACGCGGGACAATGTCGGCGAAAGCTTGCTCGACTTTCTGGACGcggtgcagcagcacagcgagCTGAGCGTGCAGGAGAAGCTGAAGGTGCTGGAGATGGAGAACGCCGTCCGGCAGTGCCAGGAGCGTAACGAGCAGCTCACCCGCCAGGTGGAACAGCTGCAGGCCATCATCGAGGAGAAGGCGAGCAAGATCAGCCAGCTGGAGATGGAGCTGGGCGAGCTGCGGTTCGAGAATGCGGAGCTGCGGGAGGAAAGCGAAAAGCCACAAAGCAACATTGAGGTAAGTCGTGGGGGTCGTCTGAGCTAATGGATTAATTGTTTATTCGTTTCTATACTTCGTTTTTCAATGGTTTGTTGCTTCATGAGTTTGAGTAGTTGGAATTGAAAGAACAATTTAAATAGAGCCTTTCTTACCAACACTTTTCCTAAGGAATCTGCCCGCATCGAACGTTCGTCAAGCTTCTTAGAGAGGCGAAAGGATCGCTCGATCAAGTTCTTGTTCGAACAAGAAGTGGCACAAACTTCAACCTCAATGCATTTAGTGCAGCTCGAACAGCACGATAGTAGCTGTGTTCGGTGTTTTACTGTCGAATCAGTTAGCTCAACAAACGGTCCAGCAGAAGGCCCCGGCGAAAGCGAGCTCAATCTGCCGGACGTTTGCCTTCCGTGTGACGAGCTGCAGAGCTACTGTCCTCCTCCCCGTCCTCCATCGGACGCAGGTAGGAGGACGAAGTTCACGAAATCTGGCACCGCTGCCGCCCCACTGCTCTGCCGTCGCGTCATTAACGAATGGGCAAATCAATACTTTATCATCGAACCACGGCTCGGGCAGGAAGGGGAAGCATCTTCCTGTTGGATGGAAACTGCTCACTCTACTCTGCCACACCAGTGGCCCCACATTGTACAGTGGTGTCTGCAGAAGCTGAACCTTTCCAGCAGTTTAGTTCGGTCGGAGCTGTGAAGCGATGCAATCAATTTCTATGCCTAAATTTAAAGTCTAAATTGGCAATTGGAATGCGATTTTCTGAATAGGATTTTGAAATATAAGACAATGTTTACCGAATTTGCACCATTTTCtaccatttttatcatttttttttgtctgttttttgtgtttcttccaCAGATTGATCGACTTAAGAAGCAAAACTTTGATATTCGGGCCGAGCTGGCGGAGAAGCTGTGCGTGCTCGACGACACCGAGACGAAGCTAAAGGAGAAAACGCTCGAGTGCACCAAGACCTGCAAAATGGTGGAAAAGTTGATCAAAACCATCACCGAGCAGGACAAGGAGCTGGAGAAGCTGAAGCGAAACTCGGTAAGAcacaagcgagcgagcgcgtgTGACGTTAATCCATTTATTTATTCCGTCATGTTCTATTTATGTTGATCTTTCcgttcatttccttccttttttgtgtttttgttttttttttttactacaaaATGACGggataaaaacatgaaaaaagccGATAGAAGCGAACGCCGGTGGTCGCGAGCCGCCGATCCGAAAGGTATTTTCTCTTTAAACGCTTTTGGACCGTTTTTTTCTAGCTCTGCAGCAGCACGCACCCATTAATTTTTATTGCGCTCGCACCAACAAAGAAGAAAGCGGGAAGGGACAGAACGTTCTTTAATATGTAGCTCTCTTTTGTACATTAATTGCATTGCATTTTTAAACAGTCGGCAAGCGTTCGCGGTGGAAAGCCTAGTCCAAATCCGGCTAGTCGCCGTTAAATCATCCCTCTCGTGGCATTCAagaggatgatgatggggcGTTTTAACACCGGTGTCCCGACGAGATTTACATATACATGCTCCTTCTTTTATTAACGATTTTAGCCAAACGTGCTGAAGTTGTTTGACAAAATGCGTTTAATATATTAATTGACTGTGAGTAATATTTATTAGAAGCAAACTTTGTGTGTCGGTGATGGAGCTGAATCCGGGCCTGGGCGCTTCCGGTGTAAATATTGGATCATGTGATAGTGATTTAacaacccacaaacacacacacacgtacacgatCACGCGTATGAAGCTTTGCACCATCCATATAAACAGCAGTGTGCTGTGcacgtgttttgtttaataaaaacaattttgtgtttcatttttcaccaACACTGCTTTCCCCATTCTAATTGACTTTTTTTCGTGACGATCCTTTTGCAGAACATTTCACTTCACTCCGAGCACGGCATGAACGGTGGTGCAACGGGCGCCCTGGCTGGTGTGGCCGCGCTGGCTGTGCCCGAAATCGTGGACCAGGACCGCAAACCGGTCAGCCAGGCCGAGTACGACGCGCTGGTGCAGCGGGcgaagctgctgcagcagaagAACGACACGCTGATCCACAAGCTGTGCGGCAACGGTGGGGCGGGCGACCATCGGAACGAtcgcaacatcatcatcaagcaGCTGAACGACGAGCTGATCAAGGCGCGCGAAGAGGCGGAAAAGGCCCAGAAGTGGCGCAAAGAGTACGCGGACCTGTGCGCGATCTCGACGCACCGGCTCGAGGAGCTGGCCGGCTTTCTCGATTCGCTGCTGCGGAACAAGGAGCTGATCGGGTCGCTGTCGACGGACAGCCGGAAGGCAATCCGCAACGCGGTCGATCGCAGCCTGGATTTGTCGCGCAGCCTCAACATGTCGATCTCGGTGACGGGGCTTTCGCTGATcggcaccaacaacaacagtctGGCGCAGCTGAGCTGCCTGTCGGGCTATCTGGATCAGTCGGCCGTCCTGGAGCATGGCGAGCACAGCAGTGCCGGCGACGATGTGGACGACGAGCACGATAAGGAAAACCGCGCGTCGAACGTGAAAGGACAGACCATTCAGACCGGCGGTCATGGTGCGCTGTTTGGGGGGCTGAACCAAACGAAGCAGATGATCGAAACGTTGCGCGCAGAGAACAAAGCATTGCGGGGCGAGCtgatggagcagcagcagctgcagcagcagcagcatcaacagcgaaCTCGGCGCCGCGAAAGCAAGGAGCGCAAGTCCGTCCCCATCGAGCCGATTTCCGACTCGGAAGCGTGGTCCGAACCGGATCGGGGCGTTTCGCTCGCACGCATCGGGCTCGAGGACAGCTCTTCGGCTTTGCTGCGGCAAAAGAACGGTCCAGCCGGCGGTCCGACGGCGTCACTAAGCTCGCCAACGTCGGGCGCTGCTGCGCTGGAACTGAGCTCCACCTCAGACAACGAACCCGGATTGTTGGCTGCTGCCGGTCTTTCCTCGCAGCGGAAAAGCGCAACCGTGGCTGAAATGAAACAGCTGCAGGAGACGGTCGCATCGCTCAGCAAAGAGCTGCAGGACAAGAACGGAACGCTGCTGACCGTACAGAGCCAGCTGGTCGATCTGGACAGTGAGCTGCAGCGGGAGCGAATCCGGGCCGCCAAAGCGCAAACGGAAGCGACCGAAACGCGCCAACTGTCCGAACGGTGGGAACGGGACGCCGCGGTGCACAGGGAACAGGCTGAACAGGCCGCCCAACGGCTGGCGGCGCTCGAGGGCGACATTCGGCAGCGCGATGCGCTGATCGAGAAGCTGCGCAAGGAGCGCGAACAGGCGGCGGTCGATCTGCGCGTGGCCATGATGAAGCTGGAAACGATGCAGTCCGAGTACggcgagctgcagcagcggcaccGGCGCGAACTGGACGCCATGCTGGcgaaggagcagcagcagctggaggaGCTGCGCCAGAGCCTCACCGAATCATTCCGCAACGAGCTGCAGCTGAAGCAGCAATCGTTCGACACGGCCCTGGCCCAGAACTACATCTCCAAAAACATCCACCAGGAGAAGGTGCGCGAGCTGAACGAGCTGCACTACCGGCTGGAGGATGCGCACAACGACCTGTCCGCGATGGCCGAGGCGGAGGAGCAGCTGCGCCGCCAGCTGGCCGACTGCGAGCGCAGCGCGGCGGCGATGAAGAAGAGCCTCGACGAGGCGACGCTGCAAGCGTCCAAGGCAGCGATCGAGCGGACGAAGGCGCTGAACGAGAAGCGCCAGCTCGAGACCGAGCTCGGCTTCGCGCACGACGAGCTGGAGCAGCTGAAGGTGGAGAAGAACGCACTGAACGAGCAGCTGCAGACCATCATTcggacgcagcagcagcagcagcatccacgCAGTCCACGTGGTTCCGGCGGCGGCAACCAATCAGCGTCCGGAACGGACGAAGAAATTACGCCCGGTGTACGGCGACAGCTCGAGAACTCATCGCCCGATCTCGGCATCGAGAGTGATCCCGGCCGGCTCTCGAACGTGGAGCTCAAGTTTGCGACCTCGCCGCAGCAGCGTCCCCTTCTCAAAACGCTGGAACTGACGAAATCCATGTCCAACTTGCTATTGAATCCGAACCAGGAAGGTAAGTGTTGTTTGTCGCCTATCTTCGACCCATTTCCGTTCCTCCGTCGTACCTCGCAGAAAACTAATTATTTTCGTCATTATTTTCGCTTCAGTCAAACCGGAGAGCAGTGGAGAATCGTCCAAGGGGGCGGCTGGCGGCGAACAGCAGGAAGGTGGTGGGGTCGATAAGACGACGGTGATCCATCACGACTGTGCCAAGATCGAGGTCGACTACAGGGATCTGATGCATCGGTACAACAAAACGCGCCACTATCTGGCCGTTGCGTACGACAAAATCAAATCCTCCAACAAGGTGAAGAAGCAGCTGGAGATTGAGGTGAAGCAGCAGATCCACAAGACGAACGTCGTGCTGAAGACGGTGCAGCGCAATCTGGATTCGGGCAACGATGGCGCTGGTGAGCATTGAGCTTTGAGTAGagaggcaggcaggcaggcaggcagggcCACAACAAACACCAAtgcaacggttttttttttttttgtaacaaacAGTGGGagtgttttcatttaattttgtatatatatgtgagtgtgtataatGTCAGAAAGAGAGCAATGAGTGCGCGAGgtgaaagcaaaaaaccaCAATGGTGTATACACTGACAACACATCAGAGTAGGCGGACTGAACACAGCCGGGAGAGGGAAAAAGCTCATTCCAGATTCCATTTCCGTTGCGATTCAGTCTAATCGGGTGTGTGTTAGACCGttgtatacatttttaaacCGCTGTGTAAAAGGGAACCCCCTCCAAGGACTGTTTAAAGGAAAGTGTTTGAATTTGCAGACAATTgtgtacatatatatatatgaggACAGAGGTGTGCGAGGTAAAAGGCTGTAGCGAGGGCGTGTGTGAAAGATCAGTTGAAaaataggaaagaaaaaaggatttaTTGCGGTTTAGGAGGAGCTTCGATTGTCAGAGAAttgcgtcagcagcagcagcagcaagagcgACGAGCGTGTTTGTAACGTACTGTAAAACGTGTTTGGGAGAATGTGAACCTGCTGGAATGTGAGACTAACTTATTTGCGTACTGTTATTTGataatgtgtgtatttgtgagGACGACGACATGATTGGTCCGATCTGTAAATCGAGACACGGTATTAGACAAAAAAGGAGGACAAGAAGGCGGAGGTGACAAAATAAATCCAATAATATTGTTTGATAATAGAAGCTGAGTACCTACCGTTGTTTGTTGTCAACGCCTACTGTCGGTAGAAGAATAATCTTGTACTGAAGGTACTGAACAGACTGAGCGATGTGCTTTTTGGAGCGAACCCACGACTCCCGATTCCGTCTCCGGCAAAATCCGAACCACTaattccgcccggagtcgttcggagtcttccggagtctttcagagtcgtccgaagtcacCCAGGCtggttcggagtcggagtagaccggagtcgtccggaatcgttctgagccgtctggagtcgcccggCATCGTTTgaagtcgtctagagtcggagtcgaccggaatcggagtcatTTGCAGTTGTTAGGCGGCGATCGGAATCGACAGGAGCCGTCCGGTACAATGTGCTTGTGACCAGGCATTacattttgttgtatttttttgtcttttactTTGTGCGTGAACTTCATTGTCTCGAAAGTCAACTCCGGCTGACTTCGGAAGTCTGCGActccaaccgattccggacgactccgaatgactccgacttcggacgactgcAGAAGCCTTCCGGACgtctctggacgacttcgaacTAACTCCTGAAGACTCCGGATAACTCCTACTcccaacgactccggataatgcagGGCGGATCTATCTTCTGGAGACGATTCCCAAAAAATCGAGATCGGAtcggagccgactccggatttttgtcaactttacccatcactagaacAGCTTTACGGCTAGTTCGGTGTCTTTTGCTTTACATAATTATCTGCAAATGAAAGAAGTGTGATATCCACGCATTATtcaacacacataaaaaaacgccaacaaacaacacagcTCGTGATTGATGATTGACATTCGTTGCTGTCTGTACTTAAGGATTTGCTTCCACATGTGCTGCTAACGTtctctcccttccctcccttcctaCATCGTTCTCATCTATCATCGTACATTCGTTTTACCGTGAATATTGAACTTGTTTCACACTACACCGCCCttggttttttgctgttttcgtTATTTAAATCACAAATCTTCGTTGAAATTCTATAAAATAGAGCATCCACCTGTACTGGGGCATGTATCATATTACGGACATAATATATATAGTGTGTGCATCTTTGGcggtcttttttgtgttttcttctgtGCAACCGTCCGCTCTTAGCATGTAAgttctgtgtgcatgtgtgtgtgtctgtgcgtgcgCCACAAGGATAAGATGCCAAAGCGGACCAACTATCGCAAAGCCTTAACACGGGTCCTCTCCACCCTCTCTCCCCGCTATCTCTACACCTAACATGACTTAAAACGAGCAAGCGCGCATTAACCGCGACCGCGACTAGTGTTagtggtttggtttggttttgtgtttgtttgtgcgtttGTTCGCCCTAAATTATCTCTCTTACCATCTTTTAATCGTGTTCGCCACGATAAACATCTGAAACAACGTCCGAGGCCAAGAAACGGCAAACTACTTGCTGTGCGAGAATACATTGCTACGAACAAATACGCTCTACTTACTGTCTTACTAATTGCTCGTTGTCCATAAAAGGGGGGTTGTTTGTTGTGGTGAAGCAGCAAAGCAACAGCTCGCAATCTAGGCTCTAGCAGAAGAGCTTGCAGTTTGCCTTCACGCGCTTTCTTACTCTAACGCCTAAAAGCTGTGACCTTCCCTTTTTAGTGCTCTCTTCCAGCGCATCATACATTTATACACATCTTACCAGGCATTTTATACTTTGTACGAAAGACTTATGTGGGGGTATATTGACCATGTTGCACGAGAACCTTTCATCCATCTGCCATCGACCACAAATCTTTATCGTAAAGCGaattttgtgtttgatttcgACTGCtaattctgctgctgctgctgctgctgctgctactactggtTACTGCTCGCGCTTCCCTGCGCATTGTTAAACTGATTGATGGCGACGATGTGCTTCTCCTCGTGGTACGTGCGCAGTATGTGTCCCAGCACCGACGACGTATCGTTATCGCTAAGCCACATGCTCATCGTGGAAGAGTTGTCCAGCATGGAGATCAGCGCTGCGCGGGAGATGAAGCAAAACCGATTTAAGCAAAGAGACAACTGCGGCCAGAGCGTTTTCTCTACTTACCGATAAACATTTTCGGGTTTCCTAGACTAATTTGTACTTGCGGTGAACCCATCAGGACACGCAGGATTGGCGATTCCGGCGGCAAGCCATCGCACAACCCCTGCACACTTTTGGTCCGGTTTCCTAGCAACCATTCACACTGGAAAAGGTGCAGAGAAAAAACAATATCAACATCACGCACATCGGTACAGCCTTTAGGACGGTCGGTACCCCGCTCCCCGGCCACACACTTACCGCTGccgtttgattgttttgtgtaGCTATTAGCGCTTCGCGTACGTTTTCCTCCTCGAAACCCATCTCGGCGATGGAGCTCACCAGCTCCGGCACAGGAACGACCGTTTTCTCCGAGTACAGGCGCACTATTTCCAGCAAGGCGGCCACGTTTTCACGCTTTATCTGTGGAAAGAGCGAAAGACCCCCATCGTGTCTTTCGTTAAAGAGGAACCGAtcgcacagcaaaacaacattGCATACCGTAAAAGGATCGCTCACATTCGCTGcctcgtcgttgtcgtcgcccGCCTCGAACGCCTCCTCTTCCTCGTCCAGCGAGTTCCCGACGGACGACGGTGTAGAGGCGGATCTACTATCACTGCCGGCGTTCGAACGTTTCCGTCCACGGTGAAGGCCGCCGCCAGTGGAGGGAGCACCGCTGGGCGATTCGTTAGCCGGCGAGTTTGCACCTTGAATTTGATTCATCGTTGCAGCGGACGAGCACGCAATTGCTGCGCTCTTATCACAGTTAAACAAGCGCGCCGTACTATCGTTCTGTATCAGCCAGTCCAGTGCCGCCGGGAACACATTCCTGTTGGGGGGGAGGTGTTGTGTGGTCAATTCGATTTTTTGTGGGATGACCCCAGGCCCCAGGCGGTTACTTACTTGGTAATTTGTAAGGCCTGATTGATTTTGTCCAGCGAAAATCCCATCTCGAGCAGCGTTTCGACCGAGCTGATCTGGTGCCGTTGCCGGTTGATGAGCCGCTGCTGGAACAGGGCGATCAGCTTCTCGGCACACGGTCCCGTCCCGTGCACGTAGGCGGACGCCCGGGACAGCGATATCATGATGCGCCGAAGGTCCTGTTGCAGCTGCAGCGAGGGAGTAAGAAACTTGTATCTCCATGGTGACGACCCGGTAGGCAGCCATCTACTTACGTCCGATTGCAGCATGCCTAGATTGAAGTTAACGGAAGCTTGATTTATGCGGGACAGCGGTATGTGGCGCGTTGCGGCCAATATTTCCGCCGGCGAAGGACCTTTCAGGCTTTCGTCGGCCGGCGTCGCATCGATGCGCTTCGCTACGAGCAGGAATTCCTctgaaatgaaagaaaaaacgcatcaaaacgGTTCTCTTCACGCTGCATATCCACAAGCCATTTACCTTCATCGTGCACGGCGTCACCGAGCAGATCGTCGTCGCGGAAGATGCGCCGATTGTGCGACCGTATCATCCGGTACCGATCGGCCAGCTCGTCCAGGTCGGACGAAAAGTGAGGCATCGTAAAGGCATTGCTGGCGAACTTTTCGAGCGCGTACATCTTCAGCTGCCGGCCGGAGAGGGTGCGGGCCACCTCCACATCGACCATGCCGCCCCGCGGGCTGATAATGCGCAGCGCAACGGACGGCGGTGCGGATGGGCCACCGCCTCCACCGTTCTCGTGCGTTTCCCTGCGGGATGATCTGCAAGAAGGGGGGGGCGCGGAAAGGGaagatgaaaattgaaaaattaaattgccGGTCCGGTCCAGAATTTGGAACCCAAATTTGGATCGATTGCACCACACACAACGCTGTAAGGATGCTGAATGCTTTTGGCTACCGTCCCTAAACATGAATATCCCAATTTATTGCTCaacccctctctctctccctctctctccctctctcttgcTATGCCTACACATAACAGTCCAATTTCCAGATGGTGGTTTGGGGATACGATGAATATTTAAACATCTTCACTGACCTATCGTCCACTGGCGAGGCGAACGAACGCGCGCTGACTCACACTGTGTGGTTCACCCGAAAACCGAACCGAGGAAAAAGACAGCGAAGAAACGGGGATCCAATCAATAAACAAACCACTTACCTGCTCTTTTTACCGAACCACCATCGGAATATCTTATCCATTACCGCGTATTTTTAACCCGCCACCTTCGCTGCCCACTTACCTCGAGCGCCATGTTCCGCTGGTTGACGGCGACGGTTGCTGCGATAGGTGATGGTGATGCGGCCCCTTCGACGTACGTTGCCCGTGGCGATGCTTGTGGCCGTGGTGACGTGATGGGGTGACAGTAGCGGAAGCAGCTCCAGCAACTGCTGCCACCGGCTGGTGCACGGGCGAAACGTTCGTACCGGGTGTCGTCGTGCCGGACGACGACGGTTCCGGACCGGTGGTGCTGGACGAGGCCGAGCTGCAGCTGGACGTGCCGTCGCCGAGACCGCGTGGTTGCGTCGCGGACTTGCGCGACTGCTGCCAGCGGGCACGCCGTTCGGCAAACTTTTCACGCATCCAGGGTATCATTCTGCACCGACACTGGGTGGCCGTACCGTTGCCCCGGGATGGCACCCCGACGATCAATACTGGCAATctggcactgctgctgctgctgctacggctCCTGGCTGGGGATCTAGGTCAAGCGCCA encodes the following:
- the LOC1273526 gene encoding centrosomin isoform X1 — protein: MSTGAPKLSTSLDESQLSQVKECLASFAEQTSPGVHQDATMDNSYAMGFRSPSINALTGHGSPVQVRSLRDNEEEISTLRKENFNLKLRIYFLEQKAGICTDNDTPGGLGVTSSSASNTSCDGNYLKQNIDLKVEVESLRQDLQSKHDLLCQAVKAMEVLEESHKKAEERHRELVNDLNHRIENHQAEIRSLELMAGELQKQHRELQLSTSLRGDPELQQQQEQHAAEEGKEGMTTRDNVGESLLDFLDAVQQHSELSVQEKLKVLEMENAVRQCQERNEQLTRQVEQLQAIIEEKASKISQLEMELGELRFENAELREESEKPQSNIEIDRLKKQNFDIRAELAEKLCVLDDTETKLKEKTLECTKTCKMVEKLIKTITEQDKELEKLKRNSPIEANAGGREPPIRKNISLHSEHGMNGGATGALAGVAALAVPEIVDQDRKPVSQAEYDALVQRAKLLQQKNDTLIHKLCGNGGAGDHRNDRNIIIKQLNDELIKAREEAEKAQKWRKEYADLCAISTHRLEELAGFLDSLLRNKELIGSLSTDSRKAIRNAVDRSLDLSRSLNMSISVTGLSLIGTNNNSLAQLSCLSGYLDQSAVLEHGEHSSAGDDVDDEHDKENRASNVKGQTIQTGGHGALFGGLNQTKQMIETLRAENKALRGELMEQQQLQQQQHQQRTRRRESKERKSVPIEPISDSEAWSEPDRGVSLARIGLEDSSSALLRQKNGPAGGPTASLSSPTSGAAALELSSTSDNEPGLLAAAGLSSQRKSATVAEMKQLQETVASLSKELQDKNGTLLTVQSQLVDLDSELQRERIRAAKAQTEATETRQLSERWERDAAVHREQAEQAAQRLAALEGDIRQRDALIEKLRKEREQAAVDLRVAMMKLETMQSEYGELQQRHRRELDAMLAKEQQQLEELRQSLTESFRNELQLKQQSFDTALAQNYISKNIHQEKVRELNELHYRLEDAHNDLSAMAEAEEQLRRQLADCERSAAAMKKSLDEATLQASKAAIERTKALNEKRQLETELGFAHDELEQLKVEKNALNEQLQTIIRTQQQQQHPRSPRGSGGGNQSASGTDEEITPGVRRQLENSSPDLGIESDPGRLSNVELKFATSPQQRPLLKTLELTKSMSNLLLNPNQEVKPESSGESSKGAAGGEQQEGGGVDKTTVIHHDCAKIEVDYRDLMHRYNKTRHYLAVAYDKIKSSNKVKKQLEIEVKQQIHKTNVVLKTVQRNLDSGNDGAGEH